In Helianthus annuus cultivar XRQ/B chromosome 8, HanXRQr2.0-SUNRISE, whole genome shotgun sequence, a single genomic region encodes these proteins:
- the LOC110873011 gene encoding uncharacterized protein LOC110873011, translating into MPIVKGFRRFHSNIVSSRQVATEISNLVSESNVEQSGTSSAAPLNTKRPIRKRVNHTERRAMLESFVNRYRAMNLGKFPSPTTAQKEVGGGYYSIKKLLQEMEYNIEKKGPTEENIKHVEKGPASQETSHGQTTEKAPASQETSHSQTTEKETSNGQTTIDQNLCEDPGLESGSNNDKNIDTGNNNITRDDTQNITTKSDEKPEQNPSDDNFAFKDPESQVEQQPEGTRNAVRDKGEEDNELREKSSLWGNLKLMANDFFNMWKK; encoded by the exons ATGCCGATCGTTAAAGGGTTCCGACGTTTTCACTCGAATATTGTTTCATCCAGACAAG TTGCTACTGAGATATCGAATTTGGTATCTGAATCAAATGTTGAGCAGTCTGGAACGTCTTCTGCTGCTCCCTTAAATACTAAAAGACCAATCAGGAAAAGGGTTAATCATACTGAGCGGAGAGCGATGTTGGAATCTTTCGTCAACAG GTACAGAGCTATGAATCTGGGAAAGTTTCCTTCTCCTACAACTGCACAAAAAGAAGTTGGCGGTGGTTACTATTCAATCAAAAAACTGCTTCAGGAGATGGAATATAATATTGAAAAGAAAGGCCCTACAGAGGAGAACATAAAACATGTGGAGAAAGGCCCTGCAAGTCAAGAGACATCACACGGTCAAACAACCGAGAAAGCCCCTGCAAGCCAAGAGACATCACACAGTCAAACAACCGAGAAAGAGACATCAAACGGTCAAACAACAATTGACCAAAATCTTTGTGAAGATCCTGGGCTGGAATCTGGAAGCAATAATGACAAAAACATCGACACTGGAAACAACAATATTACGAGA GATGATACTCAAAACATTACAACTAAAAGTGATGAGAAGCCAGAGCAGAATCCAAGTGATGATAATTTCGCCTTTAAGGATCCGGAGTCACAAGTTGAACAACAACCAGAAGGGACAAGAAACGCAGTGAG GGACAAGGGAGAAGAAGACAATGAGTTGAGAGAGAAATCATCATTATGGGGAAATTTGAAGTTGATGGCAAATGATTTTTTTAACATGTGGAAGAAATAG